CCGTCGATGCTCGACTCCCGCACCGTCCGCTCCAGTGCGCCCATGGCCTTGGCGCCCGCCGGGAACTGCTGTCCCAGGTCGAGCCGGGACGTGGTCTCTACCGCCGTGGTGGTACTCATGAGCAGCACGCTATCGACGCCCGAACGCGTAGAGCGCCCGCCCCGGTACGGCGGGGCGGGCGCTCTGACGGTCGATCGTCACATTCCGGAACCGGCGGTACCGTCGGGCACCGGCGGGGCCGGGTGACGGCGGCGTCAGGGTGCGGACGAGATGGCCTCCACGAGGTCGCCGACCCGCTCCTCCGGCAGGTTCATGGCGATGTCGCCCTGGCTGACCATGCCGACCAGGTCGTGCCCGTCGATCACCGGCAGGCGGCGGACCTTGTGGTCGATCATCGTCTGGAGGGCGAGCTCCACGGAGTCGTCCGCGCCGATCGTCACGGGCTTGCCCTCGGCCAGCTCGCCGGCCCGCACGGTGCCCGGGTCCTTCCCCGCGGCCAGGCACTTCACGACGATGTCGCGGTCGGTCAGCATGCCCTTCAGGCGGTTGTCCTCGCCGCAGATCGGCAGCGAGCCGACGTCGAGCTCGGCCATCTTCCGGGCCGCGTCGACCAGCGTCTCGTTCTCACCCACGCACTCGGCGCCCGGCGTCATGATGTCTCGGGCCTTGGTCACGATCGTTCCTCCTGGGGGCTGG
The sequence above is drawn from the Acidimicrobiales bacterium genome and encodes:
- a CDS encoding CBS domain-containing protein; protein product: MTKARDIMTPGAECVGENETLVDAARKMAELDVGSLPICGEDNRLKGMLTDRDIVVKCLAAGKDPGTVRAGELAEGKPVTIGADDSVELALQTMIDHKVRRLPVIDGHDLVGMVSQGDIAMNLPEERVGDLVEAISSAP